A window of Bradyrhizobium diazoefficiens genomic DNA:
CGCCGTCCCTGCGTGCCGTGTAGATCAGCAGCAGCACGCCGACCGGCGTGCCGCCATCGTCGAGCATATAGCCGAAGCGAGGATAGCCCTCCGGCACGGCCCGGAAGGCCTGCCGGCGCAGGCCCTGGATCCAATAATCGCGCGAGCGGCCGACGAAGCCGCGCGTCAGCAAATCCGCGATTGCTCCGGCGTCGGACTCGATGATTTCGCGGCATCGGACCTTGGTGTGGATCACGCTCGTCTTACCCGTGGAAATGACGGACCTCGTTGCGTTAGCGCCAGCCTTCGACATGGGCATCGACCGTGCCCATCGGCTGGAGACCCAGGACGTCCCGCACCTTGGCGGGCCAGGACGAAAGGTCGGTGCCGTGGGTGTGGAACATGGCGACGGCCAGCCGGTCCATGCCGAAGGCGACGCAGCCGGTGTGCGCTGGCTCGCCGTTGGCATCCCGGATTCCCCAGGTCGTGCCGAAATGCTCGCGGTGATAGTTGAAGCTCATGCAGGCCGTCGGCTGCTCTTCCGAGCGCAGCGGAATGAGGAGTTCGAACTTGAGCTGCTGCTGCTTCTGGCTCACCGCCTTCATCTGGCCGACGCGACCGAAGAAGGGATCGCTGGCATAGTCGACGCGAAAGGTCAGGCCGAGGTCGCTGGCGATCGCCTGCGCGCGCACCATCCAGCGCTCGCGGAAGTCGGCGACGTCGTCGGGGCTGCCGATGCAGACATATTCGCGCATCCGGAACGATTGCAGCCGGTCGAGATGCTTCGACGGCTCGCGGCGGAAGCAATCCGCAGCAACGTCGAAGCGCAGGCCGCCCTTTGGCAATTGCCCTCGGCTCGCCGCGATCGGATAGACCGGATAGCAGGCGGCGGGCGACAGCACGAGGTCGGCGGGAGACAGCGAGGTGGTCCAGTCGCCGCCGGCATCGAACCGGCTCACCGCAGCGTTGATCTCGCGCTCCGTCCCGTGCAGGCCGCAAACGCAGCCGAGCAGGTTCGGAAAGCTCTTGAGGTAGCCGGATTTTTCCAGCTGAGCCCGGCTCATCACCGGCGGGAAGCGCATCACCTCGGTGCCGGCCTCGCGATGGCCAGTGATCAGCGCGGCCAGCTTCTCGACGACGCCTTCAT
This region includes:
- a CDS encoding amino acid--[acyl-carrier-protein] ligase; the encoded protein is MNIAVLPNSPETAPQIIDPLDHLADKLFHPMGSDGVYARTALYEGVVEKLAALITGHREAGTEVMRFPPVMSRAQLEKSGYLKSFPNLLGCVCGLHGTEREINAAVSRFDAGGDWTTSLSPADLVLSPAACYPVYPIAASRGQLPKGGLRFDVAADCFRREPSKHLDRLQSFRMREYVCIGSPDDVADFRERWMVRAQAIASDLGLTFRVDYASDPFFGRVGQMKAVSQKQQQLKFELLIPLRSEEQPTACMSFNYHREHFGTTWGIRDANGEPAHTGCVAFGMDRLAVAMFHTHGTDLSSWPAKVRDVLGLQPMGTVDAHVEGWR